One stretch of Paenibacillus sp. AN1007 DNA includes these proteins:
- a CDS encoding sensor histidine kinase translates to MRKSLSYLPGYKWLNRRWNSWSLTKKLVLFYLPLFVLPSIVGLSLLAQNYNAAIRTNAESYSDSITSLTVDKLEATIETYNNVSLHILTSDEIGAILSEPVHNEFEKIELQQQLERSVLPIIGGLDSNRIKGCVFMTDNTTFIIGQDEQEPLSEKGKSNTVTANGAPYWDSVRSGYTTDNDVSAFRLGRVIKDENFRPIGYFYLIVSSNVLRDVLSSAMAGSNTAFFLNGPDRVLLQEQVIQEDTFSEVLRLEQSIDYNEWTLTAEYALNTVYATVYRMSVFAAWLAGGSLVLGLAASYLIRTDIALPIARLLANMRRGLRGEKPNSLTKFRGAREITQLNETFISVMYEIYNLLGEVKASEERKRQVQLKVLQNQLSPHFIYNTLNTIRWMAMIRKQDHIKEIVDALSNLLRYSIRDTNELVSLENEINVMREFVKIQQVRHQNFIFQVELEDEVKPYRLLKFLIQPLLENAIVHGLSSIDHSGQIRLEAKAEKGMLSIRVWDNGSGIDQERLSEIQQVMSSGTGSHIGLLSVKERIEMFYGPAYGMNITSERGAGTTVELKLPILKEGWPNEND, encoded by the coding sequence ATGAGAAAATCCCTTTCCTATCTACCTGGATACAAATGGTTAAATCGTCGATGGAATAGTTGGAGTTTGACCAAGAAGCTGGTCCTGTTTTACTTGCCCTTATTTGTTCTCCCCTCTATCGTTGGACTAAGTCTCTTAGCCCAGAACTATAATGCTGCGATCCGTACCAACGCCGAGTCATATTCCGATTCGATTACGAGCCTGACTGTAGACAAACTGGAAGCAACCATAGAGACCTATAACAATGTGAGTCTGCACATTCTAACCTCAGATGAAATAGGAGCAATTCTGTCTGAACCGGTACATAACGAATTTGAAAAAATCGAACTGCAGCAGCAGCTGGAGCGAAGTGTGCTGCCGATCATTGGAGGACTAGACAGCAACCGTATCAAAGGATGTGTATTTATGACTGACAACACGACCTTTATCATCGGCCAAGATGAACAAGAGCCTTTAAGTGAGAAAGGAAAGTCAAATACGGTTACAGCCAACGGAGCACCTTATTGGGATTCTGTAAGGTCAGGTTATACTACAGATAATGATGTAAGTGCTTTCAGGTTAGGGCGTGTCATTAAAGATGAGAACTTCCGACCTATAGGATATTTTTATCTTATTGTTTCTTCTAATGTACTCAGGGACGTTCTTAGCTCTGCTATGGCAGGTTCCAATACTGCTTTTTTCCTTAACGGTCCGGATAGAGTGCTGCTTCAAGAACAAGTAATACAGGAAGATACCTTTTCTGAAGTTTTACGTCTTGAACAAAGTATTGATTACAATGAATGGACGCTTACAGCGGAGTATGCTCTAAATACCGTGTATGCCACCGTCTACCGAATGAGTGTTTTTGCAGCTTGGCTGGCCGGGGGAAGTCTGGTCCTTGGTTTGGCTGCCTCCTACCTGATTCGTACCGACATTGCTTTGCCGATCGCGAGGCTTCTTGCCAATATGCGGAGAGGATTGCGCGGGGAGAAGCCTAACTCCCTTACCAAATTCAGAGGGGCCAGAGAAATTACGCAGCTGAATGAAACCTTTATTTCTGTTATGTATGAAATCTACAATCTATTAGGTGAAGTAAAGGCCAGTGAAGAACGCAAACGGCAGGTGCAGTTAAAAGTGCTCCAAAATCAACTTTCTCCTCACTTCATCTACAATACGTTAAATACTATCCGGTGGATGGCCATGATACGAAAACAGGATCATATAAAAGAGATAGTTGATGCATTGAGCAATCTGTTGAGATACTCGATCAGAGACACCAATGAACTTGTTTCGCTTGAAAACGAAATTAACGTCATGCGTGAATTTGTCAAGATTCAACAAGTACGTCATCAAAACTTTATATTTCAGGTCGAACTGGAGGATGAGGTGAAACCGTATCGGCTGCTTAAATTTTTGATTCAGCCGCTCTTAGAAAATGCTATAGTTCATGGTTTGTCGTCTATTGATCATTCAGGACAGATTCGTCTGGAGGCAAAAGCAGAGAAAGGGATGCTTAGTATTCGGGTATGGGACAATGGCAGCGGAATAGATCAAGAGCGCTTATCTGAAATCCAGCAGGTTATGAGCAGCGGAACTGGAAGCCACATCGGATTATTGAGTGTGAAAGAGAGGATTGAAATGTTCTATGGTCCTGCCTACGGAATGAACATTACGAGTGAACGGGGAGCAGGCACTACTGTGGAATTAAAGCTTCCTATCTTGAAAGAAGGATGGCCAAACGAAAATGATTAA